ACAAGTCCCTTTGAAGTTTTTCTTCCATACTATATCACTTACCTTTCCACTTACTACGTGACCACCAGCGCAATAGATCGATCGTGATCAAAAATTTGTTCTTCAAAGAAAAATCATGTCGTAAAAATCTTCTGCTCAAAATCAGTTGTTTTAAAGACACTTGATACCAATTATTACGAATAATAAATTGGCTTCGTGCCCTCATTCCTTTGTTTCGAGTTTTAATAAATTGTGCATCAATTTTAGCAACTCTGATCGTTGTCTCATGATTAACATATGGTCTTATCGGGACATTTATCAGTGCTCCGGACAATAATTCTCTCCAATCAGATTTATTGTGACTGATATAATACCACATAGGGCTTTGAAGATCCCGAGGTAACAAGTAATCTCCTTTTGTGCCATTTAAAAATTCGACCTTGATATAGATGTATCTTTTTTCTCTAACCATAAAAGGCCTCTAGCAAGGTTTTTGCCGAAAAATTCAAATCCGTATAACCATATTCGTATAGAATACGATCAACGACTTCTGCCGTTAATTCCTCAGGTTCTCGCTTCAGGGCATCAGTGTCATAAATTGTTACTGACTTCACACTACCATCTTCATTCAGCCTAGTGTATGTATCAAATGCTGAAGCATTTAGTAGAGCCTCATGAATATCTGCATGTTCCAATAAAAAAGATCTTGCCGCAGCCACCTCATTTAATTGCTGTTCTGATTCCAATAGTTTGATCACTTCTTCCTGTTGCTTCTTATATTCAAAAGCTCGATAAGCATTTTGCTCACTTTTATACCCATACCCATTGGCGTTATCCAATATCTCACCTGTTTGTGCATCGATCACAATATATCGCTTATCACCCATCTCTTGTGATAATTTATTTGAATAAATGACTTCACATCTTCCATTCATACATGCCCCTTCTTTCTAATGCTACATTTTTAAAGATCAGTATCATCGTGCCCCATTATAGGCATGATTATCTATGATCGTTACTCATTTTCAGCCTCTATTCAATATCTCTTTAGGCATTAGTTTTGATTTCTTAGCGTGCTCATACCCTATAAGATACGCTTCTTCATTTAACACCTTTGGATTAGTAGTGGTGTAACTACCTAGTTTCATCTCTTTAAAAGCGCGATCTACTTCGGCCGGTACTTGCAACATCAACTCAAACTTTCGTAATTCTCGTTTTTGCTGCCTGAATCTCCCATCTATCCCATGAAGAAATCCCTGTAAATAAGAATTTCTATACACAACTCCAAGGTGCTCTTTCCGAATCCTTCCTAGCCTATACTCCAAATACATCAATGTTGCTTCATAGACTTCCGTTGCAATTCTAACATCATCTTTATACCCAAAAAATATCATTGTCGTCTCTTTCCGGTTGTAATATCTTCGTCTGATCGACTTACAGCGAAAATTTTTAGCTAATATTACATGTAACTCTGCCTTCCACCAAGGCATACGCACCAAATATTCAGATTCTGTTTCAACGATGTTCGCATCTGTTTGTCTCCTATCCTTCCGATCGATATCTTGCATCGACAAGTTGTGCTTCAATAACATTTTTTGCGCTAACATAAGCGCTGTTTGTCCTTCTTCATCATTAGGATTATCTTGAGCTAACTTCATGAGCTTTTGAATCTTGGCAATAATTTTATCTAATTCTTCCATTTTCAATCACCTCAAAATCTTAATCTGTAAACTTTTGTTTAAACAAATAATTGCCATACTCAACAGCTTTATTATGCAACATTTCAATAAATACAGTTATAAATGGGGCAGCAATAAAATAAACTGTAGAAATAAACCCTAAATCCCACCCTAAGATCAAATACAGATAAGTACCTCGAAGAAAAACGGTTATCCAACCAATGATACTTGCAATGCTAAAACAACGTAGCAACATTGCTACCTTATTTCGATAAAAAGGTTGTTTTTGTTCTTTCATAATATATCCTCCAATGCTATCAAACGTTACATTTTCTTAAAGTTCATAGCAAATAGACCGCTACAACTCTGCGTTAGCACGTGAAACGCTTGGAGTTGTAGCGGTCTATTTGCTATGATATGTGCAAAAGTCGTCTTAACGACTTGCGCAAGGAGCATTAGCGACTGAAGTTTATATAATATTTTCTAAGCGCGGTGGGCGGAGGCGGAGCGCTCGCAATGCTTCAATCTAAAATTAGTGGTAGCAAAGTGGGAGCACTTTTTCACTATGACATCAAAAGTGGTAGCAAATTGCTACCGTTTTGCTACCACTTTACAGAGAATATACTTCTAAACGCAAAAGAGGCTAGTAGTTCCCAGCTCCTTTTGTGTTATTCACGTAAACCTTATCTCATTTCGCACTTTGATTATAGCAAAAATTTTGGAAAAACAACGAACCAAGACCTTGAGACTCTCCTCTAGAACTTAAAGTGCTTACTTCTAAGCACTTTAAGTTCTAGTTTAAGTCAGGTATTGTTAATTTTATATCGAATTGTTTTAGGAAAATTTTAAGCATGCCATTAAAAATATCATTTGGTAGTTCTGATACCTTTGGAACAATCGTTATTAGTTCCTCTCGTATTTTTTCTATGCTTAAACTCTTTTTATCAGATAGTAGATTTAACCGTAATAATATTTTATCGTGTTCTTCTTGCGTGAAATCAAATTCTAAACAAAAAATATGTGAAGAGATAGGTTCAGTAGCTGTATGACCCATAAGAGTTGCAAGATCAATAATTGAGTCTTTCAAAAGCATTTGATTTTCTACTTTAGAAAATGCATATTCGCTTAAATTCATAGTATCCAGCTCACCGCTTCCCTTATTGCAAGAGCTATATTAGTGGCAACACTATTAGACGCTCCAGCACTTCTTACGCTTCTATATACGGCATCATAAACAGCTTGCGCTGGAACTTCACTCCACTCTAGTAACGGTTTTAGAGCATTTACTATAGCGCCATAGTACCTATCCACTTGATTAGCCACTGTTCTACCTGAAACGGATCTAACTGCATTTATGACAGCACTTCTGTTTTGTATAGCTTTCTTGAGTGCAGCCTTGGCAATCTTAGTCCAAATACTACGCTGTTCTTTTAAGGAATTATAATCACTTTCCTTTACTGGAACAGTTACAGCTGTTGTTGTATCAGTTGAAGCTTTGACCGTTTGTACAGTTGGTGTTACAACTGGAGACAGTAGAAAAACTAAGAGACTTGTAACTAGTAATTTTTTTGATTGCATTTTTACTTCTCCTTTCTGTATTTAAAAGCACATCTGTATCCGGTTTCAAAATATAAAAAAACAAACAAAAGATGGCAAAAAAATTCGTGTCGAGCGCTTAAAAGTTCTCCCTACTCACACAGGATTAGCTTTTGATTTATTTATATATAACCTATCTCTCCTCACACTTTAATTGTAACAATAATTCTTTTTTCTAACAACAAATCAATAGATCAATTTATATCTAAATATATAAATAATTAGGATAATTTTATCGTTAATCGTTATACCAATATTCGTTGGCATAGTCACAGAACTAGTCTCTCATTGGTTAGAATAAAAGGACAAAAACAACGATTGAGAAGCAAGTTGCTTGCTAACACGTCAGAGTCGCGCCTGATGCAAAAAAAGCCCAATCTATGCCAGTAGGTTGGACTTTTGTGTTGTTGTGTAACAACAAATCTTATCGTTTCGCACCATGACTATAGCTTATAGCAAGGAGCTGGCGGCCTAAGCTCAAATAACTTGTTAGAGATTCCTTCTATTAGACATTATCTCCTATCACTGGTAAATAGATAATCTTTTGCTCATCATTGATTTTTGCAACATCTTTTCCTGTCAGAGTAAAAATATCTCCTGTTTCTAATCTTTTTCCTACTACTCCCCAAGAAACAGCAGTTTCTTTGTCTGATTCAACAATAGTCCAAAAATGCTTTAATTCAGTACTATTTTGAAAAAAGTGTTTGAAAACTCTTGAATCTCCCCCGTCCTTGATAGCTTTTTTCATCATTTGCATCAATGATTTCATCGTCAGCAAATAATGGGACTGGGAAAACTTTATTACATACACCCACCTAACGTTAAAATTATTTGCGTATATTTGAATCTCTCATTTAATCTGCTGCATTCCATAACAATAAAGTAGTCTTCATCTTCCTCATCTCTCACTACAATTCCTTGGGAGTATTCTGTCTTCCATAAAGGCTTTACCCCATAAAATTGGGATACGACAGCATTAGTAGGATTAGGTACATCGATATCAAATCCGTTATCTTCCAACCATGTGTGGTAATCTGCTAAAGCAGGTAAACCCATCATCTGCACCGAATTTAGAATATTTTCTTGCTCACGTAATTCATTTTCGAGATTTATCACATACTTTTTTGTTGGATCAAGTTCATATCCATGTGGTATTACAAGTTGTCCAAAATCTTTATTTAATTTTATTTTTTCCATTGTTTCCCTCCGATATAAAAAAATTTTCTTACAAGGATGTATTAAAATATAAGTTTAATAGCAACATATTTTTGATATATAAAAAAATTAACATAAAAAAGCAAACATTCATAATATAATGCTCAATAGAATAGAAAACTAGCTGTGATACAAGAATAATATTAGAGCGTGCCCCTTTATATACCATCCACTATCTAAAATAGTGATCAATCATTTTATTCGTATTAATGTTAAGTCAGTTTGGGGTATCGCCACTCTCTTAGGATCCTTTGAAATATCAAAATCTTGCTTAATTAATTTTCCATTATAATTTCTTTTCCAACTTCTATCTGCCGAATCTACAAAGTATACTACTGGGACAGGTACTTTATGCATTGATTGCTCGATATGCAAATTATAGTGAATCAGAAAATCACCTGGTGGCAAAATTCCAATTGATAAAGGAGAGATTTCATTACTTTCATGATCATACCCACATTCGATATCAATAATAACGTTATGAACTGGTTCGTTTGAATGATTTGATATCTGAAATGTATTTGTTTTTGTCTTTTTTCCTATACTCTGTTTTTTATCCCACCAATAAAAACTTTACTAGCAACTCCTCTTCTTTTCTCTTTTTCAGACTTTATAATCTCACAAAATGTTGTAACTAGCGAGATAGTAACAACAATATTGCCAACTATTGAAGAAATATATTCCCATGTTTGTAAGTTCAATTAAAAGTTACTCCTACTTGAAAAATATAATTAAATGTGTAAATCAGTATACACTAAAAACCTAACACCTCGAAGATGCTAGGTCTTAATTTTATTTATAATTATACTTGATTAAAATTCTTTTTTCTTTCGACGATCGATTTCAACTAATCCTAAAACACTGGCAATGCCTAACATTAAGGCTACTAATTTACTTGTTGTTTGTTCAGTTTTTTCACCCATCTGTGGTAATTGAGAAGCCATTTGCTTTTTGATTTCTTGGCTCACACGTCGACTCTTAACTTCAGTTGTTACGTAGCCAACAAGATTCCCTTGCGAATCAAAAACTTCAATTCCATTTGTCTTATAGTCTGAGACTACATTACCTTTGTCGTTCAAGATCTTATTTCCAACTTGGTAGAATAGAGTATTCTTAGCTTCTTCTCGTGCTAACTGCTTGGCTTTTTTCTCCGCTAATTCAAATGCCTTTTCTGCTTCTTCACGAGCAACTAGTCTATCTAAGTTAGACTGTTTTGATTCAACTTCAGCAGTCTTAGTATTTAAATTAGCTTTCGCCAAATCGTAAGCTTGCTGCTTGGCGTTAACATCTGCTTGAGTTTTTGCCAATTTTTCCTTAGCATTGCTCAAGTTAGTTTGGGCTGTAGCTAGGATCGTATCAGCATTTTCAAGATCTGACAATTTTTCTTGAAGTTTCTTCAAGTTTAAAATTTCTTGATCGTATTTTGTTTGGGCATTTTTCAAAACTTGTTTTGCATTGACTAGATCTGCTTGAGCTTTATCTAAAGCTTCATTCTTAGCGTTCAATACATCTTGAGCTGCCTTCAAAGCTTGCTGTTTATCAGCCAAAAGAGCCTTTGCCTTGTCTAAGTTAGCTTGTTTAGTTGCTAAATCAGCACTAAAATTATCTACCGCTTTTTGTGCTTTTGCTTCAAGCTCTTGATCATTAACTAATTTAGCTTGAGCATTTTTGACAGCTTCTTTGGCCAAAGTAAGATCTTTGTGTAATTTTGCCAAATTATTTTGACTTGTAGCAAGTTTTTCCTTAGTTTGGTTGAATTGTACCTTAGCAGTATTTAAATCGTTCTGAGCGCTATTATAAGCCTCTGTAGCACTATTTAAACTCACCTGCGCTTCTGCCAAGATATCTTTTACTTGATTCAAAGCATTCAAGGCATCTTCGTAATTAGTTTGTTTTACTTTAATATCAGCACTCAAGCTATCAACAGCTCGTTGCGCCTCATCTGCTTTAAACTTGTCTTGGGATAGTGTATTTTGCGCATTATTCAAGTTCGTTTGTGCTTGATTCAATTTAGCAACCGTCAAATTAAATGTATTTTGCTTATCAGAAAGTTCTTTTTCTAAGTTAGACAAACTACTCTTAGAAGAATTTAAGGCGCTCTGTGCGTCGTTATTTTGCTTTTGAGCCGTATCAAATGTGACCTGTTTAACTTGTAAAGCATTTTGTGCATTATTTAACTGCATTTGCAGAAGATCATAATTATCTGAAATGGCGATGAAATTATTATCTTCTTTTTTTGGGTAGTAATCATTGAAATGGATCACACCGTTAGCTGCTATATCAAAGCCAAAATGGGTGGTAGGATCTTTTCTACCATAAACACCCAGTAATTGTTTGGCATGTCCCCATTGGGAAGAGGCGTCATTAAATATAAGCATTAAAATTCTATTATAAATCATTTCTTTATATAAACTTAACGACCCGCTATTAAAACCAATGGACGCAATAGATTCTGCAGATCCCCATGTTCCCCCAATAGCTTCCTCTCCCTTTTTTATAGCCTCCTTACTGTGATCGAATATATTTAGAGGTGTATTTTGTGTGATAACTCTCGAGTACCTTAAAGAATTTTCTGTAACTACAAGCCGATTATCATATCCCATCTGTTGCCTTACTTGATTTAATAATCCAGCTACCCAAAGGGTTAATTCTCTTTGTTGATCTTCTGTTATATTCGATGTTTGAAGTTCTATGCTATCATCATGTCTTGAGGCCTTAAATTTATTTAATTTATAAGCTTCTGAAATAAAATTTTTCAGGATACTATAATCTGTTTTGCCCTCAAGAATATCTTTCCAGGCTTGCGCAAATCCATCAGGCAATGTAATCGTATTGATACTATTCAATTTATCTGTAATTTCAGCAACCTTATTGTGGGCCTGATCACGTTCAGTCTTAGCTTGATCAAAAGTAGCTTGTGCTTTATCAGCTTCAGCTTGCTTGTTGGTCACAACATTTTTTTCTGTCTCAACTAACGTATTGATTTTATTTAAAACGTTTTCAGCATTTTGTTTATTAGTAATAGCATTATTTAGATCTTGTTGTTTTTGTTGGACGTCAAGTTGATCGATAGCTAATCTACCTTTAGCAGCTTTAGCTGTATCAATGATATCTTGAGCATTAGTCCCATCTAAAATATTCTTAGCTTCGTCTGTTTTAGCTTGTGCCACATTAACCTTTTGCGTTGCCTGATCAACCGCAGTTTGAGCCTGTGCTTTATTATCAGCAGTTTTATCAGCTACTACTTGTTTGATTGAAACATTGTCACTTGCCATATTTACAGCTTGTTCATTCTCACCAACTTGCTTATTGGCTTCATCTAGGTTTTTCTGTGTGTTTTCTACTTGAACTTTTTTATTATTGAGATCAACAGTATCTTGCTTTACTTGTTCTTTAGAACGTTCTAACTCATCTTGGGCTTTTTTTGAGTCTGCTTCATCAAGCAATTTCTGAGCCTGATCAACATTTGCTTGCGCTAGATTAACATTGTTTTGTTCTTGATCAACGCCCTCTTTGGCTTTATTTACTTCCTGAGTTACTTTATCAACTGCTACCTGCTTAGTTGCAACGTTGGTATCATTAATTTTTACGTTATTAGAAACCTCAGCAATGTTTTTTTCTTGATCCTTGATACTATCTTTTACTTGTTCAATATTTTCGGGCGTAGCTTCATTTTTCAGTTCTTGAGCTTGATCAACATCACCTTGAGCCTTATGTACATTATCAGCTGCTACTTGTTCATCAGCTTTAGCGCCATCTAAATCATTTTGGGCTTTATTTAGATTTGTTTGAGCTTGAGCCTGTTGCTCTTTTGCTTGATCCAAATCTGCCTGTGCAGTTTTCTTGTCATTTGTTGGTTGTTGTTGGATCACAGCAACATTACCATTACCATTATCATTAACATTATCTGCCTGTACACTTTGTGCATTAGCACCTACGATTGCTGTCCCCATAACAGCTGCTGTTGAAAGTAAAATTTCTTTTTTCATACTCACGACAACTCCTTTTTTATATATCAATGTTTACAAATACATATTAACTTATACACTACAAAAACACAATATTAATTTCATTTTTTTTTTTTTTTTTGAATAAATGTAGTCCGAATGATACAATATTTATGAGGTGATAATATGCTCCAAAATAACTTAAATAAATTAATGAGCGAAAGAAATATCAAAGCAAGTGATATTTATCGTGATTTAGGTATTGCTAGATCAACAATTCTTTCTCTAGCTAAGGGATCGACTGGCGGAATCCAATTTGAAACATTAGAACGTTTATGTACGTATTTCGATGTTTTACCAACTGATTTTTTTGAATATTCTCCCTACGTATTACAGACGATCTTTAATACAGACATTTTTTCTTTGAATATTCCTGAGTTAACTTATAGCGCACAGATTACAAAAAATGTATATCAGAAGAACTTTAAGATCCAAGTCACTTGGCAGATTCCAACGTTAAACTCTGATTTTCCTAAATCTACAACTACTGATCAATTATTATTTGTCCGCTGCAAATTAATTAACGATCTGAGCTATACGCAAATAGAACTTGATGAGATCATCAAGACATTTTCACCAATCTTAAAACGTAAATTTTTCATTGATCTAACAGCCGATATAGTCTCACAACTTCAACGTGCAGTTAAGAAAAACTCCGAGCTTATAGCATACGATCCAAGTACAGATCAAAACCGGAAAATCAAATTACTCAAAAACAAGCACTGTATCATTGAACTTTTTAAGGGCACACCTAGTCATAAGTTGATCGATATTACGCTAGGAACAGATGAGTTAACTCTATAGAAAAAGACCAGTATTCTCAACAAAAACATAGTTGTGAGAACACTGGTCTTTATTTTCTTAAATCAAATCACCATTAGGTAGTGCCATAAATTTAGTATGCTTTATCACGAAAATCGTCCATATCTATAATTTTAGCCTCTCTAAAGTAATCTTTTTCCATTTCTAGGTAATGATCAAAAAAGTGCTCATCTAAATTAAAAAGTTTAGAAAGGAAAGTAGGTTGTATATTAAACTGATTTAATAGATTATCTAAGTTAACAACATTTTTAGTAAGAACAAATTTAAAAAGATAGCGCAGTTTACCCGGTTTTACCGGAGGAATTTCATCATCTAATGGCTCAAATAATTTGTACTTCTTTCTAGTTAACTGTCCCCAAAAGTATCGATTCTCTTGATAAGAAAGTAAACCTAAACCGTATGCTCGCATTTCAAGTGCTGCAATGGAAACTAAGTATTTTCTTTTCAAATCTATATAATAATCTGGATTCGATTTTCTTTTCAGTTCAGAGAAATCAGAAATAAATTCTTTTTCTGGTAATAAAAATACAGAGGCGAATAAATATGCTTCTTTTTCAATAATATTTAGCTCATTAGGAGACAAGGTGTCCATATCTACATTAGCATGTAATAAAAGATGCCCTAATTCATGAGCTAAATCAAAATTCCTTCTAACCGCAGATTTTTTAACAGTACCCAGAATTATATACAAACGTCCATCTTTTGTGACCGCACTATAGGCATCAATCTGAGAACCTAAATTCTTTTCTAAAATATAGATACCACTATTCTCTAAAGTATACATTAAATCTTTATTATCCTTTAAAGATAGTTTAGTTCTGGAAAATTCCGCAATCTTTTTGATAATTTCGTTTCTTTCTAGATTACTTCTTTCAATAAACTTCAGACTTTCTTCTCTAATACTTATTATAGGTGTCTTTGGTACTAATAAGTGTTGTTCAAAGCAATTAATATAATGGTCAATATAGTTTAAAAAAGTGAGCTCAAGTTTTGTCTTTTTTCTAGAAGTCCTATCCTTTGCTCTATATGCAATTTTTTCTTCACTGGCTTTGACTATGAGATACTCAGGTGAAAAAAAATACCGCGTCTCTACATGGAATAAATTACGTAATTGATTTAATATCTCAATACGAGGCAATATAGAATCATTCTCATATTGCCATACTGCCTGTTCAGATATATTCAATTTATCTGCTAATTCTTTTCTAGAGAGACCGTTTAATTCTCTTAAATTACGTAACTTCTCTCCATTGAACATCGTAATGACCCCACTTCTTTAGTCGATTTACTGTCTAGATTATATCCTCTTGATTTTCTGCGACAAATTCATAACCAAATGAATGAGTTTCATCAGGATATACACCATCAGGAACTTTATCTCCCTTAATAAATTCAAGCTCTTCTTCACCAATTGAATACTCACTTTTTTCTATTAATTCTGTTAAATCTGCAACCTCGACTAAACTCATTTTATCTTGATTTGGTAATGTTAACGCAATCTTGCTAATCATTTTAGATTGTTCATCTACTTCATATGTTACCACATAAAAACGAGTATATCCTTCTGGCGCTTTTATTGCAATATTTTTATTTATTGCTTCAAGTTCTGGCAAAGAAAGTTCTAACTGAACAAAATCTTTGGATTTTTTTAGTTGTATATTTTTACTATTAATGATTGCATTGTTTATACCAGCATAATCATATAAATAGTTTTCTTTTTTATTTCTTCCTGTTTTTTCATTAAAAGTATTTGCTATCCCTTGACTACTTTTCACAATTAATAAATATTTCTCTTGTTCATTATTCAGAACAAACTGAATATATTCCCAAGTATATCCTGCTTTATCAACCAAACTTTTAACATGACTGTACTTCGAGCATTCTTCACATACGCTAGAATCTATATGATTCCCCTTAACCCATGCATAAGCTCCGCTGACTTCTAAATCTTTTTGAGCTTTCTTTCTTACACCAATATATTCTTTATATCCCTTCAAAATCCCATCTACAAACACTTGGCATAGTTCTACAGGTAAAGAAAATTCATTCATATAATTGCACCTCTTCTTTTATATTATTAACACAATTATACTTATTTTTATTAAATAAAGGAAGTATTTTATCGTTTTTCTTTAAAGTATAGAATCTAACAATAATATTTTCCTCTCCAAATAAAGACATCTTCAAATTTTTCATGTAATTTGAAGATGTCTTTTCACTTATTTAAAAGAAATTAGAAGTCCATTTCTTGATCTTCGTAAACAATGAAGAGTCCTCCTTATGACCAGTTTGGTACAT
This window of the Ligilactobacillus faecis genome carries:
- a CDS encoding DUF7679 family protein — its product is MVREKRYIYIKVEFLNGTKGDYLLPRDLQSPMWYYISHNKSDWRELLSGALINVPIRPYVNHETTIRVAKIDAQFIKTRNKGMRARSQFIIRNNWYQVSLKQLILSRRFLRHDFSLKNKFLITIDLLRWWSRSKWKGK
- a CDS encoding DUF2786 domain-containing protein — its product is MEELDKIIAKIQKLMKLAQDNPNDEEGQTALMLAQKMLLKHNLSMQDIDRKDRRQTDANIVETESEYLVRMPWWKAELHVILAKNFRCKSIRRRYYNRKETTMIFFGYKDDVRIATEVYEATLMYLEYRLGRIRKEHLGVVYRNSYLQGFLHGIDGRFRQQKRELRKFELMLQVPAEVDRAFKEMKLGSYTTTNPKVLNEEAYLIGYEHAKKSKLMPKEILNRG
- a CDS encoding type I toxin-antitoxin system Fst family toxin; amino-acid sequence: MLSLIVIPIFVGIVTELVSHWLE
- a CDS encoding SEC10/PgrA surface exclusion domain-containing protein, producing the protein MKKEILLSTAAVMGTAIVGANAQSVQADNVNDNGNGNVAVIQQQPTNDKKTAQADLDQAKEQQAQAQTNLNKAQNDLDGAKADEQVAADNVHKAQGDVDQAQELKNEATPENIEQVKDSIKDQEKNIAEVSNNVKINDTNVATKQVAVDKVTQEVNKAKEGVDQEQNNVNLAQANVDQAQKLLDEADSKKAQDELERSKEQVKQDTVDLNNKKVQVENTQKNLDEANKQVGENEQAVNMASDNVSIKQVVADKTADNKAQAQTAVDQATQKVNVAQAKTDEAKNILDGTNAQDIIDTAKAAKGRLAIDQLDVQQKQQDLNNAITNKQNAENVLNKINTLVETEKNVVTNKQAEADKAQATFDQAKTERDQAHNKVAEITDKLNSINTITLPDGFAQAWKDILEGKTDYSILKNFISEAYKLNKFKASRHDDSIELQTSNITEDQQRELTLWVAGLLNQVRQQMGYDNRLVVTENSLRYSRVITQNTPLNIFDHSKEAIKKGEEAIGGTWGSAESIASIGFNSGSLSLYKEMIYNRILMLIFNDASSQWGHAKQLLGVYGRKDPTTHFGFDIAANGVIHFNDYYPKKEDNNFIAISDNYDLLQMQLNNAQNALQVKQVTFDTAQKQNNDAQSALNSSKSSLSNLEKELSDKQNTFNLTVAKLNQAQTNLNNAQNTLSQDKFKADEAQRAVDSLSADIKVKQTNYEDALNALNQVKDILAEAQVSLNSATEAYNSAQNDLNTAKVQFNQTKEKLATSQNNLAKLHKDLTLAKEAVKNAQAKLVNDQELEAKAQKAVDNFSADLATKQANLDKAKALLADKQQALKAAQDVLNAKNEALDKAQADLVNAKQVLKNAQTKYDQEILNLKKLQEKLSDLENADTILATAQTNLSNAKEKLAKTQADVNAKQQAYDLAKANLNTKTAEVESKQSNLDRLVAREEAEKAFELAEKKAKQLAREEAKNTLFYQVGNKILNDKGNVVSDYKTNGIEVFDSQGNLVGYVTTEVKSRRVSQEIKKQMASQLPQMGEKTEQTTSKLVALMLGIASVLGLVEIDRRKKKEF
- a CDS encoding helix-turn-helix domain-containing protein produces the protein MLQNNLNKLMSERNIKASDIYRDLGIARSTILSLAKGSTGGIQFETLERLCTYFDVLPTDFFEYSPYVLQTIFNTDIFSLNIPELTYSAQITKNVYQKNFKIQVTWQIPTLNSDFPKSTTTDQLLFVRCKLINDLSYTQIELDEIIKTFSPILKRKFFIDLTADIVSQLQRAVKKNSELIAYDPSTDQNRKIKLLKNKHCIIELFKGTPSHKLIDITLGTDELTL
- a CDS encoding XRE family transcriptional regulator — its product is MFNGEKLRNLRELNGLSRKELADKLNISEQAVWQYENDSILPRIEILNQLRNLFHVETRYFFSPEYLIVKASEEKIAYRAKDRTSRKKTKLELTFLNYIDHYINCFEQHLLVPKTPIISIREESLKFIERSNLERNEIIKKIAEFSRTKLSLKDNKDLMYTLENSGIYILEKNLGSQIDAYSAVTKDGRLYIILGTVKKSAVRRNFDLAHELGHLLLHANVDMDTLSPNELNIIEKEAYLFASVFLLPEKEFISDFSELKRKSNPDYYIDLKRKYLVSIAALEMRAYGLGLLSYQENRYFWGQLTRKKYKLFEPLDDEIPPVKPGKLRYLFKFVLTKNVVNLDNLLNQFNIQPTFLSKLFNLDEHFFDHYLEMEKDYFREAKIIDMDDFRDKAY